CCGGCCAAAATGGGCCTGGGCGCGGCCTGTCTTTCCGCAGGAGAGGTGGAGCGGGCGGAAAGGCTCTTTCGCCAGATATGCGAAAATGAGCCCGGACTTGTCGACGCCCGGATAAATCTTGCGGTGACTCTCCTGGTGAAAAAGGACGCTCGCGGCGCGGAAGCCGAGTTTTACGGGGCGCTTCGCCAGGACCCCGGCTCGATCCGGGCCGCCCTGGCCCTGGCGGAGCTTCTCGAAGGCCAGGGCCGAAGGGACGAAGCGGCGATTCTATGCCGGGACGTATTGCTCCGCAATCCGGGCCATCAGGGAGCGATTGACGCCCTTGCCCGCTTGTCGTTTTGACCGGGGTGGACATGAATATGGCAATGCGGAATGAAATTTTTGCGCGTCTCCTGAGAAGGCCGATCCCGCTTCTTGTGCTGGCCGCCTTCGCCCTTCTGGCCTGCGCCTCCCAGGCGTCCAAGGACGGGTTTCGTGAAATCGCGCCCGGAATCTGGCTCGCCGAGTTCGACTCCCCGGTAAAGGCCACCACCGGAACCTCAAAAATCATAGCGGTCAGGGCCGATCCGGAAAAAACCAACCTCGCCCTGTTTATGTCCTCACACACCGGCGGGCGGCTCGCCACGGTAAAGGAATGGGCGGAGGCGGGGGAGCTTTTGGCATGTATCAACGCCAGCATGTATCAGGCCGACCACAAAACATCCACCGGCCTCATGCGCCGCCCCGGCCACGTGAACAACCCCAGGAAAAACAAGCGCTTCGGGGCCTATCTGCTCTTCGACCCCTCAAGCGCCGATCTGCCCGCCTTCAGGATGATGGACCGGGAAGACAGGTCCCTCAAGGGATCTCTCAAAAAGTACCGCTCTGCGGTCCAGAATTACCGCATGATCAATTCCGAACGCAAGATCACCTGGGCTGCAGGCGGATCGGCCACGCCCATCGCCTGCGTTTCGGTGGACGGCAAGGGCAGGGCGCTTTTCATTTTTTCGGAATCCCTATACACCGTGCATGATTTTGCCAGGGCCATTCTCCTGCTTCCAATGGACGTGCGGACAACCATGTACGCCGAAGGGGGGCCGCCCGCCGGGCTGTACGTCTCGGCTGGCTCGGTGCGGAAACAGTGGGCAGGCTCGTTCGACCTCTACCCGCTTCCCAACGTGCTGGGAATAGTGCCCAGAAAGGCCGCAACTGCGACTGGAAATTGATGCCCGATCTTTTTCTTTTAAGGGAACTTGCGGTCATCGCCGCCGTGGGGGCCGCCGTGACGGTTGCGCTTTGGCGCTTGAGGCTCCCCGCCGTTGCCGGGCTATTGGCGGCAGGGGCGCTGGTGGGGCCTTACGGGCTTAAGCTGGTAAGTGAAATCCACGCCATCGAGGCCATCGCCGAGGTGGGGGTGGTGTTTCTCCTTTTCACCATCGGCCTTGAATTTTCTCTGGACCGCCTTGCCAACATTTTCCGCCGGGTGGCGGTCGGTGGCCTTGTCCAGGTGGCCGGGACCCTCGCAGTATCCGCCCTTGTCGCCCATGCCTTCGGAGCCTCCACCCCCCGCGCCGTATTCATGGGAATCACAGTATCCCTTTCCAGCACCGCCATCGTTTTGCGCGCACTGGCTGACCGTGGCGAAACCGACGCCCCACATGGCAGGTTCATTGTGGGAACCCTCATTTTTCAGGACCTGTGCATAGTCCCCATGATGCTGGTTCTGCCGGTCCTCGCCAGCCCGGCTCCGCCCGCCGAAACAGCCCTGCAACTGGCCGCCGCCCTTGGAAAAGCAGCTTTCGCCATAGTCTTGACCCTTTTTTTCGCCCGCCACCTTGCGGGCTATGTGTTTAGGCGCGTGGACGCAAGCCGCAGCCGGGAAGTGTTCCTGCTGGCGGTGCTGGCCATGTGCGTGGGCACGGCCTGGCTGACCTCCCTGGCCGGGCTCTCCCTCGCCCTTGGGGCCTTTCTGGGCG
This region of Deltaproteobacteria bacterium genomic DNA includes:
- a CDS encoding phosphodiester glycosidase family protein; translated protein: MNMAMRNEIFARLLRRPIPLLVLAAFALLACASQASKDGFREIAPGIWLAEFDSPVKATTGTSKIIAVRADPEKTNLALFMSSHTGGRLATVKEWAEAGELLACINASMYQADHKTSTGLMRRPGHVNNPRKNKRFGAYLLFDPSSADLPAFRMMDREDRSLKGSLKKYRSAVQNYRMINSERKITWAAGGSATPIACVSVDGKGRALFIFSESLYTVHDFARAILLLPMDVRTTMYAEGGPPAGLYVSAGSVRKQWAGSFDLYPLPNVLGIVPRKAATATGN